From Chaetodon auriga isolate fChaAug3 chromosome 10, fChaAug3.hap1, whole genome shotgun sequence, a single genomic window includes:
- the r3hdml gene encoding peptidase inhibitor R3HDML, whose translation MANIDALAGRCSGLKSCASLWCSRLVLLLLLLLLLLLLLLLLLLHRAQMGAAGVQLLWAATLWAMPHVGVLSSSTELLNATRPGAEAQADFRMLAGAVSAPRSRRRRAISSREINALLDYHNQVRSQVFPPAANMEFMLWDEGLAKSADSWASRCVWDHGPTQAMKHMGQNLSITSGRYQSITDLVRSWYDERHHFSYPNRCSGSVCSHYTQMVWASTNRVGCAVRKCSNMSVFGGTWREATLLVCNYSMKGNWVGEAPYRSGRPCSVCPSSYGGSCWRNQCSPNTKPIRLLGF comes from the exons ATGGCCAATATTGACGCTTTGGCAGGTAGATGTTCGGGTCTGAAG AGCTGTGCCAGCTTGTGGTGCAGCCGCCTggtcctccttctcctcctcctcctcctcctcctcctcctcctcctcctcctcctcctccacagggcTCAGATGGGTGCTGCTGGTGTTCAGCTCCTGTGGGCTGCCACCCTGTGGGCGATGCCTCACGTGGGAGTGCTGTCGAGCTCCACGGAGCTGCTCAACGCAACCAGGCCTGGAGCTGAGGCGCAGGCTGACTTCAGGATGCTCGCTGGAGCCGTCAGCGCTCCTCGCAGCAGACGCAGGAGAGCCATTTCCTCCAGAGAGATCAACGCCCTGCTGGACTACCACAACCAGGTCCGCTCTCAGGTCTTCCCTCCTGCAGCCAACATGGAGTTCATG CTCTGGGATGAAGGACTGGCCAAGTCAGCTGACTCTTGGGCCTCACGATGTGTTTGGGATCACGGCCCGACACAAGCCATGAAACACATGGGCCAAAACCTGTCAATCACTTCAGGAAG GTACCAGTCCATCACGGATCTGGTCAGGTCCTGGTACGATGAGAGGCATCACTTCTCCTACCCGAACAGATGCAGCGGGTCTGTGTGCTCTCACTACACACAG ATGGTGTGGGCGAGCACCAACAGGGTGGGATGCGCCGTCAGGAAGTGCTccaacatgtctgtgtttggggGCACCTGGAGGGAGGCAACGCTGCTCGTCTGCAACTACTCTATGAA AGGAAACTGGGTGGGAGAAGCTCCCTACAGGAGCGGGAGGCCTTGTTCCGTCTGTCCGTCCAGCTATGGCGGCTCCTGCTGGAGAAACCAGTGCTCACCAAACACAAAACCCATAAGACTTCTGGGATTTTAA